The genomic window GGTGACGCTGACGGGCATCACCAGCGGCGCAGCGGAAGCCTCCATCAGCCCAACGCAAAACACCGCCAGTTTGACGATCGCCGACAACGATACCGCGGGGATATCGATTTCACCGACCAGCGGACTCGTGACCAGCGAAGCCGGCGGAACCGATACCTTTCAAATCTCGCTGACCAGCCAGCCAACCGCGGACGTGACCATTGGGTTGTCCAGCAGCAATTCGTCCGAAGGCACGCCGTCCGTCGCCAGTTTGCTGTTTACCTCCGCCAACTGGAACATTCCTCAAACCGTGACCATCGGCGGCATCAACGATTCGGTCGACGATGGCGATGTGCCCTATTCGATAGTCACCGCCCCGGCGACCAGCGATGACAACCAATACAACGGTTTGAACGCCAACGACGTAGCGGTTACCAACACCGACGACGACACGGCTGGCATCACCGTCAGTCCCACCAGTGGTTTAACGACCAGCGAAGACGGCGACACGCAAACGTTTACCGTGCGGCTGAACAGCCAACCCAGCGACGATGTCACGATCGGGCTGTCGTCCAGTGCTCCCGACGAAGGCACCCTTTCCGCTTCTAGCCTGACGTTTAATCCAGGCAATTGGAACATCGCCCAGACGGTGACGGTTACCGGCGTGGACGACTCGGTCGACGACGGTGACCAATCGTATCAGATCCTTACCACGGCAGCCTCCAGCACCGACCTGCTGTATAACGGCCTGGACGCCCTCGATGTTTCCTTGACCAACACCGACGATGATGCGTTTGGGTTTTTCGTCGAACCCGGCACCGCACTAACGACCAGCGAAGACGGTGGATTCAATTCGTTTACGGTGCGGTTGCGCAGCCAACCGACGGGTGATGTCACGATCGGCATGTCGGTCAGCGACGCCACCGAAGGCTCGCTCAGCGCCAGCAGTCTTGTCTTTACACCCGCTAACTGGCAAACGCCGCAAGCGGTCCAAGTGACCGGCGTGGAAGACGACGTCGCCGACGGTGCAATCGCCTACAGTGTTCAATTCGCCGCAGCGGTCAGCTCCGATGTGTTGTACGGCGGAGCCAAACCGGCCGATATCCCGGTCACCAATGCCGACAACGACGAGGTTGGCATTTTTGTCGATCCCACCTCGGGATTGGTGTCCAGCGAAGAGGGCCCCGGCGGCGCCAACTTCAGCGTTGTCCTGCGGAGTGCTCCCACGGCCGAGGTAACGATCGGCTTGGCATCCAGCGACACGACCGAAGGCACCGTGTCGAGCGACAGCGTTTCGTTCGATGCGAGCAACTGGGACATTCCTCAGATCGTCACCATAACGGGCGTCGAAGACGATCTGGTCGATGGCGACGTCAGCTATGCGATCCTGACGGAGAACTCGGTAAGCGTTGATCCGCTCTACAACAATCTAGTCGTGGCGGATGTGACCGTTACCAATACGGACAATGACGTGGCCGGGGTTTCGGTATCGCCGACGTCGGGTTTGGTTTCCAGCGAAGCGGGCGGAACGACTAGCTTTGACGTTCGCTTGACCGCCCAACCGACAGCCGATGTGACCATCAACCTGACGTCCAGTGATACCGGCGAAGGCACACTGTCCACGCCCAGCGTGACCTTTACGCCCGGCAACTGGAACGTCTCCCAAACCGTCATCATCACGGGCGTCGACGATGACTCGGCCGATGGCGACGCGGACTACACGATCTTTACTTCAACCACCAGCAGTTCGGATTCGGACTTTGACGGCTTGGTGGTTGCCGATGTATCGGTCACCAACACCGACGATGACGTAGCCGCCGTGATCGTGGACCCTGTGGATGGCCTGCAGACCACCGAGTCGGGCGCGACCGATAGTTTTTCTGTTCGCCTTAGCAGTCGCCCCACCGCGGAGGTGACGATCGGCATCAGCAGTGATGATACCAGCGAGGGCACGGTCGATAAGACTTCGCTGATCTTCACGCCAGACAACTGGGACACACCTCAGACGGTCACGGTCAGCGGTGTCGACGATTTCGTCGACGACGATGATGAGGCGTTCTCGATTCTGACCACAACCGCCGCCAGCGAAGATGCCGATTACAACGGTTTGAATGTTGCCGATGTTTCGGCCACCAATCAGAACGATGATACGGCAGGCGTGACCGTCCAGCCAACCGATGGGCTGCAGACCAGTGAGTTCGGCGGTTTCGATTCGTTTACCGTTGTGCTGAACAGCGAACCGACTGAAACAGTCACCATCGATCTATCCAGCAGCGATACCGGCGAAGGCACCGTAGATAAAAACAGTGTCGTCTTTAACGCCTCCAACTGGAACGTCCCCCAAACGGTCACCGTAACGGGCGTCGATGACTTGGTCGACGATGACGATGTTGTGTATTCGGTGATCACCTCGCCGGCGACCAGCGCCGACAACAAGTACTCGGGACTGAACCCCGCGGACGTTTTGGTCACCAACGCGGACGATGATGTGCCGGGTTTTGCCATCGTACCGACGGCCGGATTGGTCACCAGCGAAACCGGCGCGGTCGCTTCGTTTGATATCGTCCTAACCAGCCAACCGGAAGACGAAGTCACGGTAAACCTGGCTTCCAGCAATACCGGCGAAGGCAGTATTTCGGTTCCCAGTGTGACCTTTGCACCGGGCAACTGGGATACGCCGCAGACCGTGACCGTCACGGGAGTCGATGACGACGTGGTCGATGGCAGTGTCGACTTTGTGATCGAAACCTCGCCGGCGATCAGCACCGACGACGTGTTCGCGGGAATTAATCCACCCGACGTCGGTGTCAGGAACCAAGACGATGACACGACCACCCTGTCGATTCTCAACGCGTCCGTGGCGGAAGGCAATGGCAGTGGTACCGTGCTGTTGACGTTTGACGTCATGTTGTCCAATGCCATCACCGAAGGTTTTACCGTCGACTTTGCCACTGCGGACGGCACGGCCGACAGTGCAGACTACGTCGCTCAATCGGGCACGCTGACGTTTATCGGCACGGCGGGCGAAACGCAAACCGTCACGGTGACCGTCAACCAAGATGCGATTGTCGAAGCCGACGAAACCTTTTCGCTCACCCTGTCCAACGTTGCCGGCATTCCCGCCAGCTTGGCACAGCAAATCCAATTGCCCAGTACTCCGGCCGTGGGCACGATTCTGAACGACGATGCGGCCACCATCACCCTGGTCGGCCCCGATCCGACCTTGGAAGGCACCGCCGACGCGGACACACCGCTGTCCTTTAGCGTGCAACTTTCCGCAGCCGTCCAAGACGGTTTTTCGCTGGCTTATTCCACCGACGATGGCACGGCCCTACTGTCCGACGACGACTACACCGACAACGACGGCCAGCTGACCTTCGTCGGCACGGCGGGCGAAACTCAGACGATCACCGTCGCCGTGCGTGCCGATGACCGCGTCGAACCCGATGAAACCCTGTTGGTTTCGCTGGGCGCCTTATCGGGGCTGCCGACTTCCGTTGCCGACGCGATCACGCTGCCATCGGATCCGGTCACAGCAACCATTCAAAACGACGACTTCCCTCGTTTGTTGTTCAGCGATGTGACGGTCAGTGCGGTCGAGGGCAGCGACGAAACGACCACCGAGTTCCGCTACCAAGTCACCCTCACCGACGCGGTCCAGGATGCCGACGGTTTTGACGTTCCCTTTTCCACCGCCGATGGCACGGCCACCGTGGTCGGCGGCGATTACCAAAGCAACAGCGGCGTGCTGCACTTTGACGGCAACGCCGGGGAAGTGCACACGATTTCCGTGTTCGTAACGGCCGATACCACCGTCGAAACGGATGAAACTTTCAGCCTCACGCTGGGCGAACTGCAAGGCTTGGCGGCAAGCGAAACTGTTGTGGTTCCGGTCAACTCTTTGCAATCGACGATCGAAGACGACGACACGGCCAATCTGGTGTTGACGACTGTGGCACAATCGCAAACCGAAGCCAGCCGGTTCGATTTTTCGGTGACGTTATCCGCAGCCGTCCAAGACGGATTCTCCATCGACTTTGCCAGCAGTGACGACTCGGCCACCGCTGCCGATGGGGATTACTCACCGGACAGCGGCACGCTGAACTTTGTCGGTACGGCCGGCGAAAACCAGACCTTTTCCATCCAGTCCAGTCAAGACAATAAGGTCGAACGCGATGAACTGTTCGCCGTCGCCCTGCAGTCGCTCAGCGGACTGCCGGCTGCAATGGCCGATTCGATCTCGATCAGTGACCCGCTGTCGCTGACGCTGCAGAACGATGACGAGGCCACGATTTCGATCGCTTCTCCCGCGGCGGTATCCGAGGGCGATTCCGGCACCACGGAGCTGGTCTTTGAAGTCGCGTTGTCGGCGCCCGTCGATGGTGGATTCTCCTTGCCCTTCCAAACG from Roseimaritima ulvae includes these protein-coding regions:
- a CDS encoding Calx-beta domain-containing protein, which produces MWNLRPIQQYLRPASERARRRNVKRQALSRRLLAGEQLEARNLLACGAVVCVNVEFVDPAAPAVVLTELQPSQDYVARVSIQDDRGASAAGIFQAYFDVTYDPSLITIDGTDVDHGPQYDLRALGDASTAGIIDAAGGTSRGFPDPRDGSFLLFSFPFETDATGTLTLSMTPDNDVLNKVEFYPPDGTANDIGYVGNSIEISEPLTPEVSIATTTAGSEVGPTNGVFTVSQALTTTVATVVSYSVGGTATAGSDFTALSGSVTIPANATTATITVPILNDDIVDPGETITVTLTGITSGAAEASISPTQNTASLTIADNDTAGISISPTSGLVTSEAGGTDTFQISLTSQPTADVTIGLSSSNSSEGTPSVASLLFTSANWNIPQTVTIGGINDSVDDGDVPYSIVTAPATSDDNQYNGLNANDVAVTNTDDDTAGITVSPTSGLTTSEDGDTQTFTVRLNSQPSDDVTIGLSSSAPDEGTLSASSLTFNPGNWNIAQTVTVTGVDDSVDDGDQSYQILTTAASSTDLLYNGLDALDVSLTNTDDDAFGFFVEPGTALTTSEDGGFNSFTVRLRSQPTGDVTIGMSVSDATEGSLSASSLVFTPANWQTPQAVQVTGVEDDVADGAIAYSVQFAAAVSSDVLYGGAKPADIPVTNADNDEVGIFVDPTSGLVSSEEGPGGANFSVVLRSAPTAEVTIGLASSDTTEGTVSSDSVSFDASNWDIPQIVTITGVEDDLVDGDVSYAILTENSVSVDPLYNNLVVADVTVTNTDNDVAGVSVSPTSGLVSSEAGGTTSFDVRLTAQPTADVTINLTSSDTGEGTLSTPSVTFTPGNWNVSQTVIITGVDDDSADGDADYTIFTSTTSSSDSDFDGLVVADVSVTNTDDDVAAVIVDPVDGLQTTESGATDSFSVRLSSRPTAEVTIGISSDDTSEGTVDKTSLIFTPDNWDTPQTVTVSGVDDFVDDDDEAFSILTTTAASEDADYNGLNVADVSATNQNDDTAGVTVQPTDGLQTSEFGGFDSFTVVLNSEPTETVTIDLSSSDTGEGTVDKNSVVFNASNWNVPQTVTVTGVDDLVDDDDVVYSVITSPATSADNKYSGLNPADVLVTNADDDVPGFAIVPTAGLVTSETGAVASFDIVLTSQPEDEVTVNLASSNTGEGSISVPSVTFAPGNWDTPQTVTVTGVDDDVVDGSVDFVIETSPAISTDDVFAGINPPDVGVRNQDDDTTTLSILNASVAEGNGSGTVLLTFDVMLSNAITEGFTVDFATADGTADSADYVAQSGTLTFIGTAGETQTVTVTVNQDAIVEADETFSLTLSNVAGIPASLAQQIQLPSTPAVGTILNDDAATITLVGPDPTLEGTADADTPLSFSVQLSAAVQDGFSLAYSTDDGTALLSDDDYTDNDGQLTFVGTAGETQTITVAVRADDRVEPDETLLVSLGALSGLPTSVADAITLPSDPVTATIQNDDFPRLLFSDVTVSAVEGSDETTTEFRYQVTLTDAVQDADGFDVPFSTADGTATVVGGDYQSNSGVLHFDGNAGEVHTISVFVTADTTVETDETFSLTLGELQGLAASETVVVPVNSLQSTIEDDDTANLVLTTVAQSQTEASRFDFSVTLSAAVQDGFSIDFASSDDSATAADGDYSPDSGTLNFVGTAGENQTFSIQSSQDNKVERDELFAVALQSLSGLPAAMADSISISDPLSLTLQNDDEATISIASPAAVSEGDSGTTELVFEVALSAPVDGGFSLPFQTVDGTAASGSDYSGQSDALTFSGLSSETQTIRVLINGDAVVEADETFDVALGQLTGLLAGLEGDVVVQTGTATGTIENDDTATLSITGPGSINEGTGDTATEFEFTVTLSAAIQDGLSVAYNTQDGTATAADDDFLSLSGVLDFQGSVGESQTVTVNVTADDRVEPVETFSLVLGAISGLPPSAADAVTIANDTATATIVNDDFPRLLLSDVTASNTEGTSADGFTEFQFTVTLTDAVEDTDGFEVPVNINDGTATVADGDYEDNDVLLQFAGTAGETQTVTVRVRQDSVLEIDETFEVALEQIVGLASGETVLIPTSQLFATILDDDSATLTLAAISGSGNEGDAGTTAYSFDTTLSAAVQGGFSIAYTTNDQTATVADGDYVDSDGQLNFAGTAGETQTITVNVNGDNKLELDETFEVALGAVSGLDAAALQRLTIQTSSATGSIVNDDAAALSIVGPGTINEGTGQGTTAFEFAVTLDNAVASGFELAYQTNDGTASVADGDFVDNDGVLTFAGTTGETQIIRVLVNQDAAVEADETFQVILGQISGLDAALADLISVDASPVTATIVNDDSATIGFVSTSSDVLEADGSHAVAVRLNVSGGGTLTEAVTVNVVAQASGTASSSDFVLQTTVITFPAGSVDGAVQNVSLTLVEDGLVEDIETVVLGLELTSSNLPAVSLGSTAHTVSIIDDAMDATLSGRVWVDADNDGAMDLGELTIPSVPIRLTGTTLGGDTIDLQTTTDSNGFYRFTDLPAGTYALTQTQPAGFMDGQDVLGTVAGVASGSVAADAFTDIIIRPSQDGSGYLFGERGLEATQASRYRILSRPRNDSLLGNAVTADMMIQSTTSSAQAFATTESAQGEAPAASSAIADELATAMAYSPQLAAAPTDSNMINQNDFTARDSVFGEGDDLWDIR